The genomic DNA ATCAGCTAGCTGGTAGCAAATAGCTAAACTATTATCATTAGATCCATCTTCAACTAAAATTATTTCTGCAACTTCTGATAGAACTAACACAGATTTTACAGCTTCTATTATAGAATTTTCAGCGTTGTAAACAGGAATAATTACTGATATGTACATTTCTTAATACCCTCCTACTTAATCTTCTGAGTATAAGGAAAGCCCTACCATACTCCTTTGTTTGCATTAGAAAAAAAAAATACATAAAATTATACTTTCTCCAGTACTTTTCTGCTTTATAATAATCTGCATCCCAAGCAGCCATCTCAAAAGCATTTACTACATTATTAAATATATATTTTTTTAATTCATTATTAAGTAAACCATATATAGTCAAGGCTGTTTTGAGATTCCAGCACCATTTATCTAAGTAACTTTTTGAAGTCCAAATTCCTCCGTTATGTATTCTTATACAAGATTTATCAATGTTATCAAAGTATTTGGCTTTGCCCCTTTGTGTTAAAATTGCTTGTAATAACTTATCTCCATTTAATGTCTTTTCAAATGCTGTTAAATATGTTGAAATGCAAAAGTTTCTGAAGAGAATTGTAGGGGTAGGCAGGTACTGTCCTAGTAATAATTCGTTAACATTATAATCCCTTTTATTCGCATCAGGTAGTCTATTATCATTTACTGGTTCACCTTCATCATTAATCATAGTAATACCATGAAATGACAT from Pontibacter liquoris includes the following:
- a CDS encoding glycosyltransferase family 2 protein, encoding MKPIVSVCMLTYNHQSYIREAIESVLKQITDFPIELVIGEDYSSDSTRAICEEYGNKFPYKVKLLPHNNRNIGAQKNFIRTFRNCSGTYVAMLEGDDFWLDPLKLQKQVSFLDNNPEYVMSFHGITMINDEGEPVNDNRLPDANKRDYNVNELLLGQYLPTPTILFRNFCISTYLTAFEKTLNGDKLLQAILTQRGKAKYFDNIDKSCIRIHNGGIWTSKSYLDKWCWNLKTALTIYGLLNNELKKYIFNNVVNAFEMAAWDADYYKAEKYWRKYNFMYFFFLMQTKEYGRAFLILRRLSRRVLRNVHISNYSCLQR